CAGCTGCTCCAACCAAGAACCAGGGACTCGCTCCCCTGGCGACGCTACTCGGCCCCTCCAGGGCCGATACGGTCAGCAATTCTTGCCGCAGACTAACCGACCGCAGCACAGGTCAACGACGCCGCCACTTCCTCAGCAGCCTGCTCGCCCGCGAACAGCGCCCCTTCCAAGTAACCATTCCAGTCCTTGGCAAGATCAGACGCCGCCCACCAGACGTTCTGGAACCGCGGCATCGACTCGCCGCCGAACGCCGCCCCGAACTCGCACCAGGCGCCAGGCGGAAAATGGCAGCCGTAGCCGCCGCGCGTGAACTGGTCGGCAGTCCAGTCGTGTTCGATGTAGTCGATCGGCTCCAAGGCCTCGGGCCCGAACACATCGGCCCACGCTTGAAGCACTGCTTGCTTCCGCTCATGCAGCGGCAGACGCAATGCTTCCGTCGCACGACGCGCTGTCAGAAACCCGAGCAGCACGCCCGGACCGTCGCCGAGCGTATTGTCATAGGTGAACGTCTGCGGCCCGTCCCAATTAATGCCGTTCCCCGACAACCCGTTGTCGCGCCAGAAGGGGCGATCGTAGACCGCCTGCACTTTCATCGTGTTGCCCGTCTGCATGGCGGCAAACGCGCGATAGAGATCGGGCGGCAACGGCGGGCTGAAGATCAGCCCCGGCACCAGTTGCGGCGGCAAACAGACGATCGCCGTTTGTGCGAAGTAATCGCGTTCGCCAGTCTCGACGCAGACGCCCGCTTCCGTTTGCACGATAGCCTGAACCGCTTGGTTGAGGTGCAGCGCGTCGCCAAGCCGCTCCGCGAGTCGCTGGGCCACGAGTTGCGTTCCGCCGGCGACTCGATTCGCCTGGGCGCCACCAATCGCCCAGGGCGGCAGCCCGTGG
This sequence is a window from Lacipirellula parvula. Protein-coding genes within it:
- a CDS encoding flavin monoamine oxidase family protein, producing MDRFVCDCVVIGAGYSGLAAATRLRALGVNAILIEARDRVGGRTLELPVAKMPRLELGGQYINDAQVRVNQLVREVGLQAVPAWTEGDSFLCVGDRVARYTGTPAKCLTEKLNYPAEVGAEIERTLDELNRLFPLVSAAEPWVGGDAENWDAITFQSWLETRVQSDMGREFFKFLTNQAYSTEPGQVSLLQMLWFIQTSHGLPPWAIGGAQANRVAGGTQLVAQRLAERLGDALHLNQAVQAIVQTEAGVCVETGERDYFAQTAIVCLPPQLVPGLIFSPPLPPDLYRAFAAMQTGNTMKVQAVYDRPFWRDNGLSGNGINWDGPQTFTYDNTLGDGPGVLLGFLTARRATEALRLPLHERKQAVLQAWADVFGPEALEPIDYIEHDWTADQFTRGGYGCHFPPGAWCEFGAAFGGESMPRFQNVWWAASDLAKDWNGYLEGALFAGEQAAEEVAASLTCAAVG